The genomic window TAATCCGGGGAGAGAACGTTGTTTTAATTGGAGAATTGGTAATAACCTCTGTTGCATTAAAAGTGAGCATGACCAAACTCATCTCTCCGCGTTGATGTTATAGATCTGGTATATTGCATTGAGCAGGATCGTGAAAAGGATGAGCTCCCTGCTCACATGACCTGTGTTTCAGAAGCAGAAATAAGAAAGGTATGCACTTATCTTCAATCTATTCTTGTTTTGAAGCGTTTTCTGGTGTTAGATAAATCTTTTCTGCATTTCAATACATGCATGTTGATATCCTAGTAATACAGATTGTTCATGAATGGCTCTGTGTTTTCCAAAGACAATTTAAACTTTGGCGCTATTGTTGTCTTGCTCTTTTACTGGGTGTTTCAATAATAAGTTATGGCCACAGTTTCAGCCTTAAAGAAATACATAAACTTTTTATTAGATGAAAATACAGATAATTCGTAGATTATTGTAACTTTTGCAACCCATCCTGTCATATAACTTGGAAAACTGTGGATGCAACCATTGCCATTTTTCTGTCCTAACCTCTTTGTGGTCTGCTATGTATGTGCGAGCAGTCTAATGAATAGTTTACATGAACAATAAAGATGAGAAGATTTGTCTCTCTAAACTCGTAGTTGTGACTTTTGTTGTTGAAACTATTGCATCTTTTGATTTGCTTTTATGTCAAAGCAAAAATGAAATTTGTACGTAATGTTGGGCCATGTTTTCCCCCAAGATCTAAgcattaataaaaaataaaaaaactaattttgTGGAAGTAAAATATGGATTGTTAATGTTTGGTCTGCTTATTGCCTTTTGTGGATGTATCTTGGAATGTAGGTTTGTCTGTATTAGATTGTAGCCACTCTGGGATTGGCCCTACTTTATTTTAAGAAGGGTTTAGAAGACTAGGGAGTAGGGATTCCAGTTGCGATGAACTGAGAACAGATGACAAGAGGAGCAACTCCTTTTCATAGGGAGGCAGCATTACCATTAGTACAAATTGGATGAAACAAATTGTTTAACCTGACAAAAAGAAATGAATATCTATCTTCAACCTACTGCATTTGTTGCAGTCCCACCTTTGGCCTGCCGTAGCATGCTCAAACCTATTTCTTTCATCTGGTCTTTCTGAATCTTGTAGTGCTTAATTAACAATAAACTGTGGAGAATGAACAAATAATACTAATCTGTATAAACACAAAGTTATTGCAGTTTAGCAACAGGACCCAGCGCATAGCTCCTAGGAGAAACAATTTCCCTTTTTTGTACCCCCAAAAATCTGCTCCTAGGATGAACAATTCAAAAGGACTTCAGGTTCCTGGCTTTTCATACACTAGACAAATCTGCAATCCGCCATTGAAATATGTGTGTATGGCTTACCTTTACGCTTAGACAAAGGAACCTTACTCCTTCACTATGTCATTATGACTTACTACTAGCTAATGGTATTTGTTTTTTTTCCCATCCAGGCTGAAAAGGCAGAACGGGAAGCCAGAGATCTGAAAGGCACGATGAGGAAACGGATGGAGTTCCTAGACTTCGATTAAGATCGTTTCCATGTTAGTTGCTGCTCCCATTTGTGGCCGCGGAGTTTTTAGTGGCGGCCTGTGCCATACCTGATGACTGCGCCGCATCCCACAGTCGCATGCTTCTCGTTTGTCCAGAAACGCTTTGGAATGATGGAGGGTTCAGCGAACAGATTCCTTTTAACTAGCAGTGCTGTTTTCTACTTTTGTGGCCACAACAGATCCTTGTTTGAGAGCCTCCTGATACAGCTTTGTCACCTCTCTGATTATTGCCTGAGGAGATGCCCTGTGCTCTCCTCCTTGTCGTTTGCAACAGTGCCTTTGCCCTATCGGGATTTATATATCTAACATTATTACTGTACACCTGATTGGATTGGATCGGGGGTGCCAATGCCATGCCTTTGCAGGATCCTGGAGGCCGGAGCTAGCTAATCAATCAAGCTGCCAATCAGCACAGCGGCGCAACATGCGTGCTGTGCTGACCTGTTCTAGTCTTGCAACAATAATACTGTATCCCCAGTGGCATGAAAATGAAGCAAAGCGAGCCCAGCTAGCCTGTGGCGCGGGCTGCTGTCCGAGCGTCTCTTTCCCAGCCCCGGCTGTCCCTATCCATCCATCCTCCTGTGCGTAATGTGATAGCGCTGAAATCTTCACGAGCAGCCTTGCAATTTAGCCGGATGCACGAGCAGCAGGGGCGAAAGGGTCGGTTCAACGTGGCGCCAGTGTTACCGAACGCTAACGAAGCAAATGAGCTGATAATGGCTGCTGGTACCTAATAGATATTAATTCATGGCCCCGTTCATGCCGACACCCATCAGACGGTAACCCATGCCTTCCTCTGTTCCTTCTCTCCCAAGTCAAAGCGTACGCACGGCACGGGCAGTGAGGTGTGAGGACATCCGTCCAACTTCCGTGACGCGAACAGGACACTGGAACGAGCCAAACACTGGAGCTGGAAGCCTCCCAATCAGGCATCAGCGGCAGCCAAGCCATGTTGTTTGTTGCACACTTGCGCACGCACGGTCGGTTGATTAAGAGCAAGTATAACAAGGATTACTCAGCCGGCTAAATAGAGTCCACATCAGAAAAGTAGCGTGATTTgacagagagagaaaaggagagaggCAAGAGCCGGCGCTTAACTCTCAGCCCGGCTGAATCCCACCATGCAGCCTGTTCTCAGCCAGCCAGCTGCAGGCTGCAGGTCGACGTTTGGCTCCCCATCTTCCTCGCTTTGGATGCCGTGATACGTCCACACATACGTAAGTATTAAATGCTTGTGATCATTGTTGCAGCCAACATATAATATGAGTTGACTATATAACTAGCTATATATGACATGGCATGGTGTTACAGCTTTCAGTTGACtaaattattagccttgctctaatgcATGCCTGGTACTGCCGGGCGTGGCAGCGCACATGGCGGTGCGTGCGATCGAGCTGAGGCCGGCAGGACGCCTGCGCTAGCTTAATCCTTATCCGCCGGCCCGGCCATTGAAGACGGCAGCGTGCATGTGGGATTGTGGGTGGTCtccatcgatcgatcgatctaTCGGCTCCCAACCGTCGGGTCACCGTCCTCGGCGGCCGAACTCGTCTACCGTGCGGACACCATGGTCACGGACGGGATCCGCAGAAATCCGGCGTTAAATGGCGGCTTTGGCGGGGTTCACGTGAGCAACCAAACTGGTGGGAAAGCTCGGGCCTAGCTACTGCCCGCGATCGGCAGGTCGTGCTGTACGCCTGGCCTGTGGCCTGTACCGCGTTCATGCTTCCACCATTCAACTGAAGATCACGACTAGTGTGAAAGCGCGCGTCGTCAGTGACAGTGCACGAACAACTGAACAAGAATGAACTTCACGTACGCGGTGATCATTTGGAGATCTTTGTAGACAGTTAGGAGCATTAGTAGTACGGAGTAATAGAGATTCATTAGTTATCAGTAGTAGACAGCAGTACAAATTTAAGTACAGTCACTGGAGTATATGCCATTGCACGGCGAGCTACATTTCTCTATAGTTATTAAGCTACATATGTATGGAATGGGTCCTCCAAAACAATCTATGGCCCACCCTGTTTGCTTGAGCTTgtttagcttataagccgtactttttcaaccaacaaataatatttttctctcacaccaaatcagccaacaatactttcagctatgacttatcagccaaacaagccccaGCGAACAGGGCGCATGATTGGAGCTGCAGCATTACTACACTGTTTCCCAGCACAACTACCTGCATGATGCTTCTTTGCTGCGATAAGCAGCCGCAGAAAGGAGGGATGGTCATGGAacagaagaagaaaggagggacGATCATGGAACGGACACCACAGCGACAGCCCCTGCCTGTCCTACATGATTGGCTACCACCGTGTTCGGCATTGGTTGGACGCGAGTGAAATCTCCTCAGAGCTCACGCGTaaccaagcagcagcagcagcagcagcagcgatacGCGAACCAATGCCGCCGCGCGCTCTGCACCGGGCGACGGCCGTGGTGGACGCGGCAGGCACCAAGCCACCAAGCCGGCCGGCCCGGGCAAGCTAGCTAGGCCTGCGCTCCCGCGCGCTTCATCCGCACGACGGGGACGAAGGGCGCGGCGAAGTAGGGCTCCACGCCGGTCCACGGCGGGTGATGCGCCGCGCTGGGCGCCGTCCCCGGGTGGCCCTGGCCCGACAGCGCCGCCACGCAGAGCGCGGCGAGGCGCCACGCCGCGCGCCGCAGCCACCGACGGAGCCGGAGACCGCGGCCGTGGCGGCGCACGCGCGAGccagggccgccgccgccgagccggaCGACGTGCACCTTCTTCCGGCGGCCGTGGCCGGGCAGGCGGAAGGAgtgcgcggcggcgcggcgcggcacgATGATGACGCACGGAGGCGGAGCTTCCCCCATTGTTGTCGTCCTTCTTTCTCGGCACCTTTGGCCGCCGCCTTCTCGCTGCTCGCTCCGCGGCGCctcctctctctcactcacttgcTGGTGGCCTCGTCGGCTCTGCTGTTTCCTGCCTTCTCCTCTGCTGCGTTGCGCTCTCGTGCTCGTGCTCCTCTGCTGTGCATGCATATAAAGGACGGAGGGACACGGTCGGGATGGGCCAGGCCAGGGTTCATCAGCCGAGTGTACgcgtatttttaaaaaaaaaatatagtATAAGATTAAAGAATTAATGAATCAATGAAATGAAAAGCGGAAACCACCTAAAAAAAAGGAGAAGACAGACAATGCACTCAATTTTGCTAGGACTGAACGAGCTGGCTGGAAAATGCTGGAGCGCAGCAGCAGATATACTTTTACTACTTTTTAGTTTTTGATGATGACCAGGAGAGCATCATTCTTAAACAAATGGAGGGTCAGAGGGTTCATACTGCCGGTGACAGGAAACTGAGGTGCCTGCCAGCCGCCTGGGGATCCTATGGAATGTATGCACTCCACGTTGCAATGCTTGGTTTACTATTATCTGAACGTGTTCTTCTGGCAAAACTGGAAAAGAATATACTCAGAGGATCGTCACCGTCGTCAGCTGATCAAAATTACTACTCCACATGGCAGCATCAgggggtgttcggctggctggtggCCGGCTGGCTGGCCGGCCAGCCAACTCACGAAAGCACGGTTCATGCGAACAGTGTTTTCAGATAGAACAGTAATTTTCTCTCACGGTAATTAGCCGATACaatatttttgtttatttttcagtcctgccgaacaggctgtcaGTCTATTTGTTACCAGATGGAATGAAACCAGGTGAGTGAATGGCAGGACATTTATTCTACgagcgtgtttagttcccaccccaaaatccaaaaaagtgctacggtacccatcacatcgaatcttgcgatacatgtatggagcattaaatgtagacaaaaaaaaactaattgcacagttttgttggaaattgcaagacgaacgttttgagcctaattagtccacgattgaacactatttgccaaataaaaacgaaagtgctacagtagcccaaattcccaaatttgggCAACTAAACACGCTCTACGTTTTCGTGCCCTGAGTGAAACTTGCAGTACACCTCTGAAACGTACGGGGccagctactgctgctgctagcaTGGCCTGGGTAGGGCTGGACAAAAAATACTCGTGGCTCGCCAACTCGTTCGACTCGTGGCCAGCTTGACTCGGCtcgttttaatttttttcacGAGTTAAGCTGGAAGTCTAGCTCGCTGTTTTAACGAGCTAGCTCATGAGCTGAAACAAACTATAAGACCTATCAACCCACGATCATGAATTCAGGGTCTATGAGGGAGGTCCAACCAAGCCCACACCACCGAGACAACCGGTCAATCCTAGATTGCATCGATAAAGGCAAAGAAATCAAATGATGCATATTTGCGAAATATGGCAGCTCCAATGTTAAATAAATTTGATAAATACTGGGAGGTGAGGAACAATCTCATGGTTGATACTTTTAATGAACCTGATATGTATTATTCATGTATGGTTGCTTAATGGTGGACGTTACCTTCTGAAATTGATGTAGCATCAACATTATAAATATATGTGTCCTATTTTTTTAAAGTAGCTCGCGAGttaaacgagccagctcgaggtcgcgaacgagccgagctgagctgCCCCTCTGGCTCGTAATATTAACGAGCCAAGCTAAGCTGGCTCGTTAGCCTAACGAGCGCGAACGAGCCAAACTGAGCTGCCCCTCTGGCTTGTAatattaacgagccgagccaaacTGGCTCGTTAGCCTAACGAGCTCGAGCTGGACCGAGCCGAGCCGAGATCGCTCGATATCCAGCCCTAGGCCTGGGGATCGGACTGCATGGGGTAGTTCAAACACGTTTATCAGAATAGGTTGCGCTTGCGGTTGGTGACGATTGACCAAAGAagagcgaagaagaagaaaaaaagggctGCACAAATTTAATGGAAAAGGGAATTCCAGACGAGGACCATGTGTTGTGTACGTACCATCCAgtcaccttttctttccatttttttttaaatattgtgGTACGGCCACATCTCAGTGCTCCATTTTATTTTATAAGATGGATCAACATGAACCAGCAGGGACATGCATGCTGGTCTCTTTGATCTTTGTATAATATAGTCTCTTTTGGAGAAAAATTAGGTCACATTTTGGAGCCTCTGTACTTACTTATGTACGCTACGCTACTAGCGAGTAGTATATCTCCCGTAGACATGAAATCCATGCCTTGTAATCACACGCCTCTTGATTTGTAATTTGTAATTATGGATGATCTCTATCATGTCAGTTATGGACATCATCAGGGCTCACGGAGACACGCGAGAGGTTCCTGAATCCCCCGTCGTCTCGTGCATCGCGTTTTCTGCAAACACGTGAATGCATGCAGTCGTAGCATATACATACACATGCTACATGCTACAGcctattcggttggctggttcatatcgttactggttcgtgaagaactactgctggctagtttgtgtgagagaaaaatactattccaactgaaaatttatgatcgtttacgacaagccacagccaatcGAACAGGCTGAGCCGTTGCACTGATGATCCCATTAGCAAACTCGCAGCAAAAAAAGTGGGCTCCACCGAACAGGTTCCTCTTCAGAGTTGCGAGATGTTGAATGGAGACCTTGTTCGAGCCAGTTTACGAGTCCACACGGACTACTTGTATCTGTTCTTATTAAAACCTTCCTGCTTTTGCATACATGCTTGGAAAGGTGCATCCTTCTTCATAAAGCGAAGTGCACCGACAAAATAGATAGATGTTCCTCAACGCGGAATGATTTCGAGATCAACCATCCACCTGCaattgtgtttgcatttgcatacaTACATGGAGTAGTATATGGATAGATAGAGGTGTATATCAACTCTGGGATGGATCGATCGGCAGGTGAAACAAGACTGATTGCAGGTATTAGTACGTAGCAGATAAAAATGTTGGTCGACAAAGACCTCAAAAGTAAGAACATAAGTAAACAGAAATATACACAGTGTGCTCCTGCAGTCGAATGAGCTGAAGCTGCTGTAGTGATGTACCCAGGGTCGATGCCAAGGGACAAGGGAGTGGTAACAGGCAACTGGGATAAAACACTCTTGCCATTGCCAAGTCAAAACGCTATGGAATGCGGATGATTGAGCTACGGGCAAGTGGCGTGTAATAATCGTCGTATCACCATTCACCAGCCATCGTTTTTTCTCCCGTTTTGGCTGGTACGGTTGTCGCCGAGACAAGACGAAACCATGATGATGAACCTCTCGATTTGCTTTCGCTAAGACAAAAGGGCCGTTGTCTGTTGTCTCCATCAGCCAGGAATATCATCATCGACCAAAGCCAAAGGGGTCCTCAAGCAACCGTTAGGTCTACATTTGGTGACTTGGCGTCAGTCGTCATATAGAAACAGAAACATTAGAGGCTTGTGATGAGAACGTTGCATAGGCGTGAATATGTGTAATACATAAATCATTCTGCGTCTGTATCCAGGGTCGATGCCGAAAAAAAAAAGACACCCCCCGGTCCCCCAGAGGCAGGCGGCGGTGGTGTTTACCCGTGGCCGTgggtggattttttttttaattttaacacttttcaaaactaattttaaatctatcaTTGtctgtttttttaaactaacatttttggccgcGCATATTGCCATGATGCGACCaaaagcctgtgccgcgccatgcatggtggcgcggcagcgggctgacgtggcgacgaccggaatcgttgaccgatgacgtggctgggcttgccgcgccaccgatcttggcgcggcagtgccgcaccttgatccgtggcgcggcagagccgaataaaacccccgcGGCCAGTTCCCCCTGCTCGAGCAGCAAGACCGCCTGCccgcgcctggccgccgcgcccgccgcccgcccagccctccgttgccgcctccctcccttcccttccattctccGGCCGCCTCccgccctcctcgtcctcgttcaaGTTAATGACACACTTTtgattttcgtttgaatggtggataggatattatgaatgtgagttaaggttaggaggaaaattatgtttgagaaCTATGGGCTACAgtttgaaggaagatattagtttgattttgtcaatgttaaggttaactatttagttagaagtatgtttaccatgtatatttttgttgctataagtgttggttatattatttgagttgcaatgcaaatgattatattttatattaatttgcgttgttttgaaccgttttattagatggaagccATGTTTCGGGAGTAGTTGTGGCGAAAACGgagtcgtcctagagaattataccccgatgagtctagcaaagatacaccgtccctcctgaactccctatccctaactgtgactgtggtcgtccgaccgacgtgtttcaatcgagatatccagacacagcggctcgttgcttctacatatGCAGTTGTTTTAAGGTAAGTAATTATTTCTGtatgttttttttcttcatttgtattactaggttattaatattttattgaaattttgttgtgtaggcccatgagaggtgctttttctttcagtggatcaaccgtgcagacaagtttgaccccaggtacctccttttcgatgattggtggaaaggacgacatccacgagagcacttcgagcggtgggttccacctccccctaaccccctccaatgacggctaaggagaagcacttagccgcagttagacgactcgagaaaccttctctgtgcgattgcggagatcgagctgtgataaaccctgagaatacgttggagtttgtgtgtccaaacaagcatgaagtaagtgcaaagtgtatgtgttgaaatgttgagctatatgtgtttatgtactaatgtcacgttttttagtgtattcaatggcgaagtgtcatttcaaggagtggttgtatggtcctaagaacaaatggcccgaagaacctccaaaggcaaagcaaaagaaggAAGAAAGGtcaatttacaaagcacctccagtcaagtgcgaatgtggtgttaaatccaactacggtctagtccattCGGAGCTTAAAATAGGctattattgtggccatatggttgactatgatgaggttggttatttttgtggtaaccataaaatcgtattttgtttcttttgctaagacatatatgatata from Miscanthus floridulus cultivar M001 chromosome 11, ASM1932011v1, whole genome shotgun sequence includes these protein-coding regions:
- the LOC136494412 gene encoding uncharacterized protein — its product is MGEAPPPCVIIVPRRAAAHSFRLPGHGRRKKVHVVRLGGGGPGSRVRRHGRGLRLRRWLRRAAWRLAALCVAALSGQGHPGTAPSAAHHPPWTGVEPYFAAPFVPVVRMKRAGAQA